The DNA segment GTTCGACCGCCCTGCGCATAACGTCTGAGTCACCATCAAAAACCGGATGACTGCTGAACGCCGGTCAACTCGCCCGGTTCGGCGGCCTGCTGGGGGATACGTCCATGGCCTGAAGCGTTAATGATCAAGCCGAACGGCTTGGAAAGTTCCCCCGGGTCTATTAACGTTCGATAACGCAGCGCGGTCGTCCCAGCCGTCACCCGCGACGGCTCCGCGCGCACGCGCCGAATCCCGCAAGGGAACCGGGGAACCACCACCTTGGGGTGAATCACGCGAAAACCGTCACGGACCGCACGCCGGTCCGCGAGCGGTATACGCGCGTAGGAGACCTTCCTGCTCCGAACCCGTCAGCTAACCCGGTAGGCGGAGGAAGGAAAGGAGCACGCCCCCGTGGCGTCCAACCGGCCTGCCCCAGAATCCCCGTTCGTGCCCGCTCAGCGCGAGCCCGAGTCGTTCGGCCCCGGCCCCGGCCTCGACGACGACGGCCCCTGGGAGGAGTGGAACCCGACCGAGGAGACCGTCGCCCCGGTCCGCGGCCGCCACCGCGTCGCCAAGCAGCGCGGCGGCTTCGCCCGCAGCTCCACCGTCCTCGGCGTCGGCGTGATCGCCGCCGTCGGCGCGGGCGGCATCGCCAGCGCCAACACCGGCAAGCCGCCGGTCTCCATCTCGATGCCGGACATGCCGAACGTCTCGGTGCCGCAGCTGTCCACCGTCGAGCACTTCTTCGGCGACGACTCCACGGACGGGCCCAAGGCCGAGACCGCCACCGCGCTCACCGATCTCGGGCACACCACCGAGGGTGTCAGGGACAGCGGCGCCGGCGAGGCCCTGCGCAACCGGATCATGGCCCAGGCCGAGCAGCAGCAGGGCCAGGCCGACAGCAAGGCCACCGCCGCGAGGGTCGCCGCCGCCCAGCAGCAGAGCGACGCCGTGGCCGCCAAGGCGGAGCAGGAGGCCGCCGGCAAGGCCGCCGCCGCCAAGGAGAAGGCGGAGGCCGCCGCCAAGAAGGCGGCCGAGGCCAAGCGGCTGGCCGAGCTGGCCAAGCAGTACACGCTGCCCGTCGTCTCGTACACGATCACCGGCACCTTCGGGCAGCCCGGCGCCATGTGGTCCTCCGGCTACCACACCGGCCTCGACTTCGCGGCCCCCACCGGCACCCTGATCAAGGCCGTGCACGGCGGCACCGTCACCCAGGCCGGCTGGGCCGGCGCCTACGGCTACCGCACCGTCCTCACCCTGGACGACGGCACCGAGCTGTGGTTCTGCCACCAGTCCTCGATCAATGTCTCGGCCGGCCAGAAGGTCACCACCGGCGAGGTCATCGGCCGCGTCGGCGCCACCGGCAATGTCACCGGTCCGCATCTGCACCTGGAGGTCCACCCGAACGGGCAGGCCACCGCCGTCGACCCCGCGCCCTGGCTGCGCGACAAGGGCCTCAACCCCTGACGGAACCCGCGCGCGATCCGCGCGGATCTCCCCACCGGCGGCGGAATGCGATCATCCGCCGCCGGTGTTGATGTGAAGCATGACTTCTCTGCGCACACTGGGCTCCTCCGACCTCGAGGTCTTCCCGCTCTGCCTGGGCGGCAACGTCTTCGGCTGGACCGCCGACGAGCAGACCTCCTTCGCCGTCCTGGACGCGTACACGGCCGCGGGCGGCAACTTCATCGACACCGCCGACTCCTACAGCGCCTGGGTCGAGGGCCACCAGGGCGGCGAGTCCGAGACCGTCATCGGCAAGTGGGTCAAGGCCCGCGGCAACCGCTCCGACGTCGTCATCGCCACCAAGGTCAGCCAGCACCCGCAGTACAAGGGCCTGTCCGCGGCCACCATCCGGGCCGCCGCCGACGCCTCCCTGGCCCGCCTGGGCACCGACCACATCGACCTCTACTACACCCACTTCGACCAGCCCGAGGTGCCGGTCGAGGAGATCATCGGCGCGCTGGACGAACTGGTGAAGGCCGGCAAGGTCCGGCAGATCGCCGCGTCCAACATCAGCGCCGAGCGGCTCAAGGAGTCCCTGGACTTCTCCACCCGCGAGAACCTGGCCCGCTATGTGGCGCTCCAGCCGCACTACAACCTGGTCTCCCGGGACACCTACGAGGGCCCGCTCCAGGACCTCGTCGCCCGCGAGGGCCTGTCCACGGTGCCGTACTTCGCGCTCGCCTCGGGCTTCCTGACCGGCAAGTACCGGCCCGGCGCGACGGTGGACAGCCCTCGTGCCGGCGGGGCCGCGAAGTACGCGGAGACCGAGCGCGGCCAGAAGGTCCTCGCCGCCCTCGACGAGATCGCCGCCGCGCACGACGCCCCGCACGCCACCGTCGCCCTCGCCTGGCTGGCCGCCCAGCCGACCGTCACGGCCCCCATCGCCTCGGCCCGCACCCTGGAGCAGCTCCCGCCGCTGGTGGCCGTCGGCGACCTGAAGCTGACGGACGACGAACTGAAGAAGCTGACGGACGCGTCGGCGTAAGGCTCACATCCGGTACGGGTTGTACGACGGGTACGGCGCCGACGGGTAGCCGTACCCGGGCCCCGGGCCCTGCGCGTACCCGTGTCCCGGGCCCTGCGGATACCCGTACCCGGGGCCGGGCCCGTGCTCCGGACCCCGTACATACGCGTGCCCGTACGGCGCGGGTGACCACCCCATCGGGACGGGGGCCGGGGCCGCCCTGCGGGCCGCGTACTCCAGGGCGGGGCGGGCGGCCTCCCGGCGCTGCCACAGCTCTTGGAGCAGCTCCCGTTCCCGGGCGGCGAAGTCCGCGCCGGCCCGGCCGCGGCGGCCCCGCGCGCGCAGCTGCGCAAGAGCGGTGGCGTACGTCTCGTACTGCCCGACCGTCCGCGCCACGGGCCGTCCCGCGTGGTGGCGGGCGTAGTCACGGGCCATCCGGCGGGCCCGCATCGAGCTCAGCGCGAACGGCTCGGCCGGGCCCAGCCAGCCGGCCAGCACATACGTCGGCAGCTCCTCGCGCACCGTGCGCAGCTCCCGCTGCCGGGTCCAGATCCCGAGCCAGGTCAGCAGCCCGAACACGGGCAGCATGAAGGCGCCGTAGACGGCGAGGAAGCCGTACTGGCCGAAGCTGGCGGAGCCGTTCCACAGGGCGTGCATGCACATCGCGAGGAGCAGCCCGCCGAGCGGGATCAGCAGCCGCCGGGCGCGCCCGCGGGACCCGTACACCGCGGCGAGGCCGAAGCCGATGCCGGTGCAGGTGGTGAACAGGGGGTGCGCGAACGGGGACATCACGACGCGCACGAAGAAGGTGGCGGCGGTGACGGAGACGATGCCGTGGCCGCCGGTGACCTGGTCGGTGCCGAAGGCCGTGCCGAGATAGAGGATGTTCTCGGTGAACGCGAACCCGGTGGCGGTGATCCCGGCTATCACCATCCCGTCCACGATCCCGGTGAACTCGCGTCTGCGGAAGAGGAAGACGAGCAGGACGGCCGCGGCCTTGGCGGACTCCTCGACGATCGGGGCTATCACGGTGGCGCCGAGGGTGTTGGCGCTCGCCGGGTCCGCGGTGGAGGTGGCTATCCACTTGGTCGCGAAGCTGTTGGCGACGATGGCTATGAGCGCCGCCGCGAACGCGCCCCAGCAGAACGCGAACACCAGGTTCCGCCAGGCGAAGGGCGCCACCCGGTCCAGCCAGCGGAACGCGGTGATCAGCCACGGCACCGGCAGCACCGCGAGGCCGAGCCCCACCAGGAAGCCCTCGGTGCCGGTCTCCTTGCGCACCAGCGCCAGGATGACCAGCGCGGACATCGCCAGCAGGGTGATCAGCGCGCCGTACCGCACCCAGCGCAGCTGCCACCAGTGCGGGTGGCGCAGCGCCTCGGCACCGGGGTTCGGGGGGTACGTCGGGTACACGGAACGGGTGGCCACGGCATCGACCCTAACGGTGTCGGGACGAGGGGCTGAGCGGTTTACCTGCGGCTTTCGGCCGCGGCGTCTACCTGCGGCGGAACAGAAGATCGTGCACGACATGTCCCTTGTCCAGCCCCTGGCCCTCGAAACGGGTCAGCGGCCGGAACCCGGGCCGGGGCGCGAAACCGCCGTCGGTCCGGGTGTTCTCGAAGGCGGGGTGGGCGGAGAGCACCTCCAGCATCTGCTCCGCGTACGGCTCCCAGTCGGTCGCGCAGTGCACCAGCGCGCCGGGCCGCAGCCGGGTCGCGGCGAGGTCGAGGAACTCGGGCTGGATCAGCCGCCGCTTGTGGTGGCGCTTCTTGGGCCAGGGGTCCGGGAAGTAGACCCGCAGCCCGGCGAGCGCGTCCGGGCGGAGCATCTCGCGCAGCAGGATGATCGCGTCCCCGTTGCCCACCCGGACGTTGTCCAGCGCGTTCTGTTCGGCCAGGTTCAGCAGATTGCCCTGGCCGGGGGTGTGCACATCGACCGCGAGCACATGGGTGCCCGGGTCGGCGGCGGCCATCTGCGCGGTGGCCTCGCCCATGCCGAAGCCGATCTCCAGGACCACCGGACGGTCGTTGCCGAACAGAGCGGCGAGGTCGAGCACCCGCTGTCCGTCGATGTCCAGTCCCCAGGCGGGCCACAGCCGCTGGAGCGCGTCGGCCTGCCCGGTCGTCACCCGGCTGCGGCGCGGCTGGAAGCTGCGGATCCGCCGCTCGAAGTGAGAGCCCGCGGGATCGGCCCGCGGGCCGTCCGGGAAGCGCGGCTCGCCCTTGGCCCGGGCGGGCCGCGGGGCGGCACCGGGGGCGTCCGGGGCCGGCTCGGACAGGACGTCGGGGGTGTTCAGCGCATCAGACACAGTACGAACGAGTCTACGGGCGCGGCGCGGATACGCCCGCGCCACCGGCCGCCGCCAGCATCTCCAGCGCCCGGCGCGCGACCTCCCGGCCGATCGGCAGGGACGCGGTGGCCGCCGGGGACGGCGCGTTCAGCACATGCACCGCGCGGGGGCCCTCCTTGATCAGGAAGTCGTCCACCAGGGAGCCGTCCCGCAGCACCGCCTGCGCCCGCACCCCGGCCGGCGCCGGCACCAGGTCCTCGGCCTGCGCCGCCGGCAGCAGTCTGCGCACCGCCGCAAGGA comes from the Streptomyces sp. SUK 48 genome and includes:
- a CDS encoding M23 family metallopeptidase, translating into MASNRPAPESPFVPAQREPESFGPGPGLDDDGPWEEWNPTEETVAPVRGRHRVAKQRGGFARSSTVLGVGVIAAVGAGGIASANTGKPPVSISMPDMPNVSVPQLSTVEHFFGDDSTDGPKAETATALTDLGHTTEGVRDSGAGEALRNRIMAQAEQQQGQADSKATAARVAAAQQQSDAVAAKAEQEAAGKAAAAKEKAEAAAKKAAEAKRLAELAKQYTLPVVSYTITGTFGQPGAMWSSGYHTGLDFAAPTGTLIKAVHGGTVTQAGWAGAYGYRTVLTLDDGTELWFCHQSSINVSAGQKVTTGEVIGRVGATGNVTGPHLHLEVHPNGQATAVDPAPWLRDKGLNP
- a CDS encoding aldo/keto reductase; its protein translation is MTSLRTLGSSDLEVFPLCLGGNVFGWTADEQTSFAVLDAYTAAGGNFIDTADSYSAWVEGHQGGESETVIGKWVKARGNRSDVVIATKVSQHPQYKGLSAATIRAAADASLARLGTDHIDLYYTHFDQPEVPVEEIIGALDELVKAGKVRQIAASNISAERLKESLDFSTRENLARYVALQPHYNLVSRDTYEGPLQDLVAREGLSTVPYFALASGFLTGKYRPGATVDSPRAGGAAKYAETERGQKVLAALDEIAAAHDAPHATVALAWLAAQPTVTAPIASARTLEQLPPLVAVGDLKLTDDELKKLTDASA
- a CDS encoding PrsW family glutamic-type intramembrane protease, with protein sequence MATRSVYPTYPPNPGAEALRHPHWWQLRWVRYGALITLLAMSALVILALVRKETGTEGFLVGLGLAVLPVPWLITAFRWLDRVAPFAWRNLVFAFCWGAFAAALIAIVANSFATKWIATSTADPASANTLGATVIAPIVEESAKAAAVLLVFLFRRREFTGIVDGMVIAGITATGFAFTENILYLGTAFGTDQVTGGHGIVSVTAATFFVRVVMSPFAHPLFTTCTGIGFGLAAVYGSRGRARRLLIPLGGLLLAMCMHALWNGSASFGQYGFLAVYGAFMLPVFGLLTWLGIWTRQRELRTVREELPTYVLAGWLGPAEPFALSSMRARRMARDYARHHAGRPVARTVGQYETYATALAQLRARGRRGRAGADFAARERELLQELWQRREAARPALEYAARRAAPAPVPMGWSPAPYGHAYVRGPEHGPGPGYGYPQGPGHGYAQGPGPGYGYPSAPYPSYNPYRM
- the trmB gene encoding tRNA (guanosine(46)-N7)-methyltransferase TrmB; the protein is MSEPAPDAPGAAPRPARAKGEPRFPDGPRADPAGSHFERRIRSFQPRRSRVTTGQADALQRLWPAWGLDIDGQRVLDLAALFGNDRPVVLEIGFGMGEATAQMAAADPGTHVLAVDVHTPGQGNLLNLAEQNALDNVRVGNGDAIILLREMLRPDALAGLRVYFPDPWPKKRHHKRRLIQPEFLDLAATRLRPGALVHCATDWEPYAEQMLEVLSAHPAFENTRTDGGFAPRPGFRPLTRFEGQGLDKGHVVHDLLFRRR